In Hyla sarda isolate aHylSar1 chromosome 9, aHylSar1.hap1, whole genome shotgun sequence, the following proteins share a genomic window:
- the LOC130291919 gene encoding olfactomedin-4-like yields MQQQQPQPVPASPPVSAAPSGSKLRLPLPTKFDGDPKLCRGFITQCSMHLELMADPDRTSEGGVCGKPLVPFWDHGDPISSNLMSFLAEFRSVFEEPAQASSAETALLNLSQGIMLFSFAPSLQNWHGTTKPCVLHLKKDALAACDPPTNLCELVHLATRIDAHFPERQEELFSGKCLHLGHVGEAYLDVNTISPSLIIPVQIHASAMTSFFASAFLDSGSTGNFIDASLVHEYHLPVTRLAKSLFISSVNGQNLDCKVDASSVGIGAIVTQKNSNGKSVTCGFLSKTFLPAERNYSIGDRELLAIKLLIEEWRHLLEGSPHLTRHSLALVFSRMKTQTDKKRRPPPSHKVWLSSMYIRFKIPSYKLGPRFLGLLQKINPVSYKLCLPSSLCIPNSFHVSFLKPLTQNFEGSTDELGVCHCSVVLPDSTFPADRFEMLEISNWNLSITVQKEITKIQHYESTLIIYMERLINLTKRVEVMEMGGLSYTELDFELVKLEIKEIESLIWQLKISMNSTNVVVETLYLEIRNLSVLVNQLEVYDKNNVLVIRKEIAALKKRLEDCEKNETRPQPPLPPVNYGKCDHGEIMNITKPFIVQLNYGGSGNPIGGWGNDALLGADQSIHWVALVQVDNRIMYSIRIFSSYDSLLIYQVKEEKIVRTVSGNIWVYTNCGQGGGMVVFNNTLYYNCYNTQNLCKYNLQTTTVERRVLTDATYNNRFSYSSSAWQDIDFATDEDGLWVIYTTEADGGNIHIAKVNPITLEVMQTWATTQFKRGVTNAFMACGVLYATRALSTSKEEIFYMYDTKANKEGYLSVQFDKVKENIHSLNYNPNNHKLYMFNDAYMVTYDLTFKQLK; encoded by the exons ATGCAGCAGCAGCAACCGCAACCTGTTCCAGCCTCTCCACCCGTTTCTGCAGCCCCTTCTGGATCAAAGCTTCGTCTTCCTCTTCCCACGAAGTTTGATGGTGACCctaagttgtgtagaggctttATAACTCAATGCTCCATGCACCTGGAGCTCATGGCGGATCCCGACAGAACGAGCGAAGGTGGCGTTTGTGGTAAGCCTCTTGTCCCTTTCTGGGATCATGGTGACCCAATTTCCTCTAACCTTATGTCCTTCCTAGCTGAATTCCGCAGCGTTTTTGAAGAACCCGCacaagcctcctctgccgagacggctcttctgaacctaAGCCAAGGGATTATGTTGTTCAGTTTTGCACCCTCGCTTCAGAATTGGCATGGAACGACGaagccttgtgtgctacatttaaaaaaggacgcTCTTGCTGCATGTGATCCTCCGACTAACCTGTGTGAACTAGTTCATCTAGCCACACGCATTGATGCGCATTTtcctgagaggcaggaagaacttt TTTCTGGGAAATGCTTGCATCTAGGGCACGTGGGAGAGGCATACCTAGATGTGAATACTATCTCTCCTAGCTTGATTATACCTGTTCAAATCCACGCTTCTGCCATGACTTCTTTCTTTGCTTCTGcattcttggactccggttccactggcaacttcattgatgcctctctgGTACATGAATATCATCTCCCTGTAACTCGTCTAGCCAAGTCTTTGTTCATTTCTTCAgtcaatggacaaaatctggactgtaag gttgacgcTTCGTCTGTAGGAATTGGTGCCATTGTTACCCAGAAAAACTCCAATGGTAAGTCTGTAACCTGTGGTTTCCTTTCAAAAACCTTCTTGCCAgcagagaggaattactccattggagatcgagaaCTTCTTGCTATAAAACTACTCATAGAGGAGTGGCGACATTTGTTGGAAGGGTCTCCTCATCTG ACTCGGCACTCTTTAGCTCTAGTCTTTTCCCGCATGAAAACCCagacagataagaaaagaagacctcctccgtctcaTAAGGTTTGGTTATCTTCCATGTACATTCGCTTCAAGAttcctagctataagttgggtccTCGTTTCTTGGGTCTGTTACAGAAAATCAATCCAGTCTCATATAAACTCTGTTTGCCTTCTTCTCTatgcattcctaactcttttcatgtgtcATTCCTCAAGCCTCTG ACTCAAAATTTTGAGGGTTCTACAGATGAGCTGGGAGTTTGTCATTGCTCTGTTGTTCTTCCGGATTCTACATTTCCAGCAGATCGCTTTGAGATGCTAGAGATCTCCAACTGGAATTTGAGTATCACTGTCCAGAAGGAAATCACAAAG ATCCAGCACTATGAGAGTACCCTGATTATTTACATGGAGCGGCTGATTAACCTGACTAAACGAGTGGAGGTAATGGAGATGGGAGGTCTGTCATACACCGAGCTGGACTTCGAGCTGGTCAAGTTAGAGATTAAAGAAATAGAATCCCTGATATGGCAGCTGAAAATTTCAATGAACAGTACCAATGTTGTGGTGGAAACTCTGTATTTGGAG ATACGTAACTTATCTGTCTTGGTGAACCAACTGGAGGTCTATGACAAGAACAACGTTCTAGTGATCAGAAAGGAaattgcagctttgaaaaaacgTTTGGAGGATTGTGAGAAGAATGAAACACGACCACAACCTCCACTTCCTCCAGTCAACTACG GCAAGTGTGACCATGGAGAAATAATGAATATCACCAAACCTTTTATAGTACAACTGAATTATGGGGGATCCGGTAACCCAATTGGAGGTTGGGGAAATGATGCACTTCTTGGAGCTGACCAAAGTATTCATTGGGTGGCTCTTGTCCAAGTTGATAACAGAATCATGTATTCCATACGTATCTTCAGCTCCTATGATAGTCTCTTGATCTACCAAGTTAAGGAAGAAAAGATTGTTCGAACAGTAAGCGGTAATATCTGGGTGTATACAAATTGTGGACAAGGAGGTGGCATGGTTGTGTTCAACAATACACTGTACTATAACTGCTATAACACTCAGAATCTCTGTAAATATAACTTACAGACAACCACAGTAGAGCGCAGGGTTCTTACTGATGCCACATACAACAATCGGTTTTCATACTCCTCATCAGCTTGGCAGGACATAGACTTTGCAACTGATGAAGATGGTCTTTGGGTCATTTATACCACGGAAGCAGATGGTGGTAATATTCATATTGCTAAAGTTAATCCCATTACTCTTGAGGTGATGCAGACATGGGCCACTACCCAGTTCAAGCGTGGTGTTACCAATGCATTCATGGCATGTGGAGTCCTGTATGCCACTAGAGCCCTCAGCACAAGTAAAGAAGAGATATTTTATATGTATGACACTAAGGCAAACAAAGAAGGCTACCTAAGCGTGCAGTTTGATAAGGTAAAGGAGAACATTCATAGTCTCAACTACAACCCTAACAATCACAAGCTCTACATGTTCAATGATGCTTATATGGTCACGTATGATCTTACTTTCAAACAACTTAAATAA